One Lytechinus pictus isolate F3 Inbred chromosome 12, Lp3.0, whole genome shotgun sequence genomic region harbors:
- the LOC129272824 gene encoding casein kinase I: MSAAPSAAGMHGHGSQGGTRSGEFIVGSDKYKYRLVRKIGSGSFGDIYLGIHVLNGEEVAVKLESEKAKHPQLLYESKLYKILHGGPGIPQMKWFGQGHDYNIMVMELLGPSLEDLFNFCSRKFTMKTVLMLADQMIARIEYVHLKNFIHRDIKPDNFLMGIGRHCNQLFLIDFGLAKKFKDSRSKQHIQYREDKNLTGTARYASINAHLGIEQR; this comes from the exons ATGTCGGCTGCGCCTTCAGCTGCGGGCATGCATGGGCATGGAAGTCAAGGTGGAACTCGGAGTGGAGAGTTTATTGTTGGCAGCGACAAATACAAATATCGCTTGGTGAGAAAGATAGGCAGTGGATCTTTTGGAGATATATATCTTGGAATTCACGTTCTAAATGGAGAG GAGGTAGCTGTCAAATTAGAGTCGGAGAAAGCGAAGCATCCACAGCTTTTGTATGAGAGCAAGCTGTATAAGATTCTACATGGAGGACCAGGGATTCCACAAATGAA GTGGTTTGGTCAAGGTCATGATTACAACATCATGGTAATGGAGCTCCTTGGGCCCAGTCTTGAAGATCTCTTCAACTTTTGTTCAAGGAAGTTCACCATGAAAACAGTTCTTATGCTGGCTGATCAG ATGATAGCGAGGATTGAATACGTCCATCTTAAGAACTTCATCCATAGAGACATCAAACCGGACAATTTCCTTATGGGTATAGGAAGACACTGCAATCAA CTTTTCCTCATAGACTTTGGTCTAGCAAAGAAATTCAAGGATTCAAGAAGCAAGCAACATATACAGTACAGAGAGGACAAAAACCTTACTGGTACAGCAAGATACGCCAGTATCAATGCACATCTTGGTATTGAGCAGAGGTGA